The Pseudomonas sp. GD03919 region TTTTTGGTTCCGCTTACCACGCACCTCCTTGCCGAGTTACCTGAAAACATGCGCATTCTGGTTGTAGAAGACGAGATCAAAGCTGCGGAATATCTGCAGCAGGGTCTTATCGAATGTGGGTACATCGTCGATTGCGTAAGTGATGGGCTAGATGGATTTCACCTGGCACTGCAGAACGACTATGACATCGTGCTACTAGATGTGAATCTGCCAACCATGGATGGGTGGGAGGTGCTCGAACTCATCAGGCGGCGTAAGCAGACACGCGTCATCATGCTGACCGCCAATGGTCGCTTAGAGCAAAAAGTCCGCGGTTTGGAACTGGGCGCCGACGACTACCTGGTCAAGCCGTTCCAGTTCCCCGAGCTGCTCGCTCGTATCCGGACACTGTTGCGGCGAGGCGAGGCAGTCGCACTTCCAAGCAACCTGCGTGTAGCCGACCTCGAACTGGACCCTGGCCGGCATCGGGCCTACCGGAGTGGTCAGCGTATTGATCTCACCAGCAAAGAATTTGCGTTACTGCACCTGCTCATGCGCCGGACTGGCGAGGTGCTGACGCGCACCGAAATTACCGCCTTGGTCTGG contains the following coding sequences:
- a CDS encoding heavy metal response regulator transcription factor: MRILVVEDEIKAAEYLQQGLIECGYIVDCVSDGLDGFHLALQNDYDIVLLDVNLPTMDGWEVLELIRRRKQTRVIMLTANGRLEQKVRGLELGADDYLVKPFQFPELLARIRTLLRRGEAVALPSNLRVADLELDPGRHRAYRSGQRIDLTSKEFALLHLLMRRTGEVLTRTEITALVWDINFDCDTNVVDVAIRRLRMKVDEPFGDRLIHTIRGVGYVLEARP